Within Vigna unguiculata cultivar IT97K-499-35 chromosome 2, ASM411807v1, whole genome shotgun sequence, the genomic segment CTGCCAGCTTATGGTTTCCTTAGAGATTGTCAGGAGCTTAACTCTTCTGTCAATGAGAAAACTGTTTGCGATGTTAGTAGGCGGAGCATAAAGGGAAGATGTATTCGTGCTACCTCACAAAAAGGGAGAAAATTTTCCCATTCGTTTAGTTCTGATGATGTTGAAGCAGTTCTCAGCTTATTGAATGATGAGGCAGATAAAGACGCTGCCATTTGTAGCAAGTGTAAGGATGTGTTTTCATCCAAAAGAATGGAAGCTGAGAAAGCTAGAAAAAGTTTGAGGAGAGAGGAACATTTGAATTCAGGTGAGAAAGTAAAATCAGAGAAAGCAGAAGATTTGAAGCAACATCAGTCATCCACCATAGAATTGAGAAGAGAATACAAGAAACCCGACAATGAAAGGGAAGCCTTTGCAAAAAGTGAAAACCATAGGAAACGAAGAAATGTATCTAGTTGTTCATCTTATTATTCTCTCTCATCAGGAGATTTTGGCAGTGAGCTGGAAGCTCAGGATGAGATTGGTTTGGAAGAACTGTCACTGGAATATGAGAAGGGCGAAGCAAATGGTGTGGAGGAACAAGTGAAGGAACAAGTTAAGGAAGAATTCAAGGGGCAAAGGGATGACTCAAAGAAGCTGTTGGGTGTTTCAAATAAGGAAAAATATGCATTTGGTGAGGATATTGATTGGAACCTAAGGAAGAAGTCTGAAAAGAAGCTGACTCAGGGAACTCTGCGAAACACAGAATCCGCAAGGGAACAACAGGATATGTATTTGGGAGGATTTAAAACACATGAATCTGGTCATAAAAGATCGTCTATTTCACAAAACCAAGTCAATAGCGAGGAAGATAAATCATCTACTATTGACTATTTGGATAAGAAAACAAACAAGTCATATCTTCAAACAGTCAACAGAAGAAAACATCAATCAATAGATGTCCAAGAGTCTGATTGTACTGAAGTTAAGACAAGTTTGTTATCACAGAAGGAATTCAGTGGCAGGGAAGGGAAGCTTGAGATATCAGAAATACCGTTGAAGGAAACAACTGATGAACGTGAAAAGATTGTTGGTTCCACTTCTACCCCTGGAAAGGaaattttgaaatcaaagaCCGCATTCAGTGGCAGGGAAGGGAGCCTTGCAATATCAGAAACACTTTTACAAGAAACAAATgatacttataaaaaaaatgttggctCTAGTTCTACCTCTCAAAAGGATTTTATAGATAGAAGTTCCCTTAAATATACTGGGAATTTAAGAATTGAAGACAGTGAACGGACCTCAAGTACTAAGATGAAGGTCATGGAACGGAAAAATGTTTCGAGTTCTGTTCAGGGAGTAGAGGAGCAGCAACGCCAAAAGGGAGAGAAGATCATTACACAAGCTAATGTTGAAGATACATCTATCCTGAAGTCTAGAACTAGATTAAAGAGCATGGAGGAAAATTTGAACATAAGCTCAGATTCAAGGGGTACATGGCTTCAAAAAGATAAAAGGACAACTCAGAGTTTCCAACACAGGAAAGGATCTGAATTTGTCAGCACTTTATCAGAAGGCTATGCCAGTGATGAAAAGCAAGTTTCAAGTTCTCAAAAAGCTTATGAGAAGGTGAGATTCATTCCAAAAAGTAAACCAACATCAGTTGTCAGAACAAGAGAAAGTTCTAGCCAAACTGATGAAAGGATTGCAAATCTATCACTTTCTGATGAAACCACCTCAAGAGAGGAATCCAGTTTGCAGGGATCATTGAATTTGGTTTCTGGGTATGGAAAACATGTTACGTTAGCAGCAGGTGAAGAAGGGGGCTCTGCAACCATGTTGATCCCTTCCTCTTCAGAAGTGGGTGGAGGCTCAGCACATGTTGAACTCACTGCAGGAATTGCAAGCCCAAATGTCTTCCTTGAAACTTCAAAAAGTGGATCTTCTTCTTTGTATGATAATTCAGGAAGAAGTTCTGCTTTGCATCCAGATACTCTTGGTTCAGCTGATCTTTCAGAGAAATCATCTACGCAGTTTGTGGATGAATTTGCTGAGAGGATCAGGCATGAAGTAACAACTTCCAAAGCACAAGAGATAGAAGTTATAGGACCAAGGTTGACACTTGAAGTTGGTGGTAATCAGATCTACGGCTTGAGGCAACAAGGCACTGAAAAAGATGTTCAGTCAAAGGAGCATGATTCTAGTCATTCTGGTCGGTTTTCTGGGACCAAAGGTCCTTCTGATGAGATTTGGGATGTCACTGAACCATCTATTGAACAAGGTCTAGTAGCCGAAGAAACAGAGATCAGCAAAGAAACCGGGAAAACAGTTGTTGCTAGAAGTGGGAGGTCCTTGTGGGGTATAATTTCTGATATTGTTCGATTACGCTGGGGTTCACGTGCTGGTTCCTCCACATCAGCTGGAAGATCTGCTGAGAGAAACTCACCAAACAAGTCCGAAAGTGACACATGGTTTTCTGGGCAGGAGCATGAGGAAACCACTAAAACAAATGTCATAGACGAAACAAGTGTACTGCCTCAAGCCATAATTTATGATAAGTTAAAACCAGGTAGACATTCTGACAATAAACTGAAGGACAAAGGAAAACATCTTGAAATTGGATCGTCATCACCGAATACATTGGAAAGTGGATCAATGTCAGTAGGTGCCTCTTATACTTCTGGAGAGGAAAATGCTAGTTGGACTGAAGATAATAAAGATTTGAAAGCCACTACTTCTGCCACACAAAACGTGGAACCAATTTCAGTACCTGCAAGAGGGCCTTCTATTGCTGGAGAAAATGTAAGAATTGGTGGATCTGACATGTCTGGAGGAGCTGAGTTAGTGGGGCCAGTCAAGGATTTTGTTGCTCCTTCGCAGTCTGAATTGTCTGGCTCAGAGAGAAAGGATGGAGAGTTAAAGCAAAGGAAGCTTCAACGGAACAAGCAAGTCTTAAGAGATAGGTTTGATGACTGGGAAGAAGCCTATCAACGTGAACTTGAACAGCGGAAAATAGATGAAATGTTCATGAAGGAAGCACTTTTGGAAGCTAAGAAGGCTGCTGATACATGGGAGGTCCCTGTTGGTGCTGTTCTTGTGCAGCATGGGAAAATTATTGCTCGAGGATGCAACTTGTAAGTGTTGTTGTGATATCAAAATTACTTCGTCTTTTTTGTAATTGCCTTGgtttttattctatttctaAATATCTGTTTCAGAGTGGAAGAATTACGGGACTCCACTGCTCATGCAGAGATGATTTGTATACGAGAAGCTTCAAACCTTCTTCGGACATGGAGATTATCTGTAAGTTTTCCTTGTAGTATATTCAGAGTTATTGTGATATTACACCCAAATTTTCgtattcatttttttgtttctgtatAAATTTTAAGCTCATGATTAATAAATAATGTCACCAAAAATAATGCTCTTGTTCcaatagagagaaagagattgTGACTGTAATTGCATGTTTAATCTCCTAAAGAAATATTTAGTACAGGGGAATTTGAGTGAAAAAAGTGatgtatttattctttttagacTTACCTGTGGTCCTAATAGATGAATCGTTTCCCTCCTTTCAGTTCTTCCTGACCAAATATTGCTTGAAAGTAGTAACTTAATCTTCCTTGTGCAATGTTTGATGTCTATCAGTTCTGTTATTTATACAAAATCTTGATAAATTAGTTTAAGTAAAAAATTTTGCCATTTTCAGGACACCACACTTTATGTAACGCTTGAGCCATGCCCTATGTGTGCTGGTGCTATCCTTCAGGCAAGAATAGATACTCTTGTGTGGGGTGCTCCCAATAAGCTTCTTGGAGCTGATGGTAGCTGGATTAGGTATGAAGCAAAAGTTCTTTTTTTATTGCTTATGTTACGTAGAAGGCTTTATGGTATAATaatgtttcattaattttacCTAAATTTGGCTGGATTGGTCTTACCCACATTTATTTTACCTTTAGTTTGTTAACTTTAGTTAAATTGGtcgagacaaaaaaaaaaaaaagagcttaCTGGAAAATGAGGGATTGCACACATacaaatgatattataataagAACAGAAGGACCACAGCACTCTCAATCATAATGCATATCATATATTTGGTATTCAACATTTAGATGTTACTGTGAACTTTTTGTTATGTCAAATTCCTTACTTTTTTTATCTAGGCACCATTAATGAGTAAGAAAGATGAGTTTCACTTACCGAAAAAGTAAATGCAatgatttctatatttttaaaatcagaCAGTTCATTGAACCAGTCAAGGCACTGGTTCAATGGTTCAACCATGATGTAATTGGTATTCATAAAATTATCATAagcattaaatatttaaacaatggataaaataacattaaaaatattagatcataattttatggtgctaaaaactaaaatagaaCAAATTATAGGTTCTTAACATTTAAAAtcgatataaaataaaatatgctaTCATACTTAACTTGAAATCTCAATATTAttcatcatatttattaatattaacaagATTATTGCGTAATAAATATATTAggtcactttttatttattctttttggaaaagaaaagaagttatATTAAGTGTTTAATATTTACCTGGTTCAAACTAGTTTTTGATTGATTTTCTGGTTTATTTGAACTGTTTACTTGACTGGTTCACTGATTTTCTGTTCAAACCGACAGCATGGTTTTTAAAATAGAGACAAATAGTGTGTAAAGattatttctaaatttcatttaatcataaattatcACGTGTGATTAGTTTATTGACTTTTATAGTAACTATCTTAAAATTTGTATAAGTACAAATTTCATGATGATAGTGTATGTTTATAAAACATTTCTGTATCAGCCCCGTTCTCAACATTTTATGTGAATTTTGTTCTAATTTAGTTTTCTATAAAGTCAGCTGAGTTACATTTCTTCAAACTAAAATTGAGttctcttttgaaaattttcatgaaAGCTCTGCACATGAAATGTTCTTGAAAGCACAGTACATCAAATATTACTTACAGCTCCTTGTTGAACCATTTTTGCAGGCTCTTCCCAGATGGAGGAGAAAATGTATCAGAAGCAAGAGGTGTGCCACCTGCCCCAGTTCATCCATTTCATCCAAAGATGAAAATAAGAAGAGGGGTCTTAGCCACAGAGTGTGCAGATGCAATGCAGCAATTCTTTCAGCTCAGAAGGAAAACGAAGAAAGAGGAAACCCCAAAGGACCCTTCTCGCCTTCCTGTTTCTCACCACCACCCTTCCAAGATACTCAACAAGATACATGACGTTTTCCACATGATGTTCTGTTTATAAAACAACCTGATGCACACATTTTTCCATGTTTTAAATGAGCTgtaaaatttttttgaacttgAATGAGTGGTCATTTGTGAAAAGTACAATGTTCGATTTATCTAGAATATTCAATCAGTTAAGCTGTCAAGAACAATAACGTTGCCAAGCCACTGTTGTCAACTTTAATTTCAAGTAATGACTTCAAACGCTTGAGATGATGACTAGAATGTAATGATATAGTAAAGCCTGTCTGTCATTGGGTAAATATTTTGAGAATACTTGCAAGAAACATAGAGATAGAGTATGTACAACGATTAAACTACTGATGAAACATCACAATCAATGTGAAATTCTAACCATCAAGTACTAACAGAAAGTGATGGAGACCTCGTACTTAGATATAGGTATGTGTAGAAAATGGTAGGTGAAATCATGTTCTCATCAACATGAAACTTTTTATTCATTCCATCCCTCCTTCCAACCCAACCTTTTGTCTAggaaaatatgagaaattaGAAGCAAGTTAGGTCATGACCATGATATTATTAACTTTGAATGGTGAGGGTGTGATAGAAGTCTAAATGACTAGGACTTGGGATTTTAAGGGTCCCCCTTCATCCAAGGGAAGCTAACTTGTTAGATGATTAATGTATGAATGATGTCACAATCACATGAAGGCTACATCCTTCCTTCCACAGATAGTTCACACCATACGTTTCAACCTTGTGCTTCACAATAGGTCATATATAAGAGAACCAAACTCTCTTCATTCCAACCACATCATAACATTCAACATACAATGGCTGTGGTGTTCTGGACATTGGCTTTAGCATGTCTCTGCTTCCACCTACCTTCCAATGCCCAAGCACCTGCAACATCTCCCTCTTCTACCACACCACCGGTGGCAACACAACCACCAACAGTGGTGGCATCCCCtcccaccacaaccaccacaccaccaccaacatccccaccacctacAACTGTACCTCCTGTGACACCACCACCTGCTCCCAAGGTTGCACCAGCTTCACCACCCCAAACtccaccacaaccaccaaaaccaTCTCCTGTCTCACCTCCCACATCACCACCCCCACTACCGCCACCACCAGTTGCTACACCACCACCATTGCCACCACCAAAGGTAGCCCCAACACCAGCCATAACACCCCCAGCTCCTGCACCAGTGAAGGCAACACCAGCACCTGCACCTGCAAAGCCAGCACCAACTCCATCTCCTGTTCCTCCACCACCAACACTGGCCCCAACACCAGTAGTAGAGGCACCAGCACCGGCACCATCATCACATAAACATAGAAGGCACAGGCACAAGCACCGGAGACATCAAGCACCAGCTCCAGCACCAACCATTATCCGCAAAAGTCCCCCTGCACCACCCGATTCCACAGCTGAATCAGACACAACACCAGCACCATCACCAAGTCTGAATTTGGTAATATCTTTGTCTAGTGAAACACCAAATTGCAATCATATATGGATATTTGTCTTATTTACCGACGTGTCTTGTTAGATATATCGTGTTTTATGTTAATTAGGAAAAGTAGCgtttttctatatttaacaTATCTCATCAGTATCACAGTTTTGatcacatttgtttttcttctttcacagaATGCTTCTCCACCAAATCAGCAGCTAGGGAGAAATATGTGGGCAACAGCTGGAGTTGCAGTTGCTGTTTTTCTGGCTGTCACCGGCTACAGCTGCTAGCAGTCTCATGGTGACCAAGGATTCACTTTAATGAGTTATTTGGTttgcaaaatattaaatttttaatgtgcATAGATCTAAATAATGAGAATCTATACCTATCTATGattcttatcttttttttgttgtgatctTTGCTCAGAAGTATTAATGGAtatgaatttttgaattattgaaATAATCAGGAAATCTAATCTTGTTTCTGAGTCTGTTTATTTTCTCCCCAACGTTATACTCTATGGTAACTCCAagatttttaacttatttagaCATATCCTGCACAACAGGAAGGTCAAATGTCAATTACTTCTGCATagcaaaattttagaaaatatggCTATAAAGAATAAAGTAAAGCATGAGAAAATATCATGGCCAACATCATAAGGTTTCCAAAATGAAAAGCATACTTAgcaaaaaaattacttttcttttctcgaagaaaaaaaaatgatatctcATTTTAATAACTATAGAATGAAGATGTACCAACAAAGATATACGGTCCTAGCGAATATttctaggattttttttttaaatgaaataaattcataagaCCAAATTAGcttattcataaattaaaattgacttGTTCAAAAgctaatttgtatttttttttttcatattaacgtatagaaatattgttttttttttatactcatgtataaattggtttttatttaTGGACAAActtgttttacttttatctattgattgtcatttttttacaagtatttataaataaattttttaaaacaatattttaattaaaagaaatcattttaggtaaaaaaatgaattcttgATAATGATTAGCAGTTTTAATACTTTCAATTTATGATTAACGCTTACTTAATATTAATGGATCTAAGCAAATGATTACTGTACTCATTTTAACATAAACAATTTGATTTTCAGTCAAACATATAGatataaaattcattcaaacatttcttttttaacttcaTACATCACGGAAAAGACTTCACTTAACAACTACTTCGATTATTAAGACTTCGAGTAATATAATTCTTGAAAACAAGAATTAATGAACAACAAATGtggagaaaaattaaaaaggaaggAAAATGTTAAGTAAAAAGTGGGAAGGGATAGAAGATTAGAGATTAGTTGCAAGACAAGTCATTCCATTAATAAGCATTGTGTTGGAGTGGTATtaatgttgggaatagtccaagtgtgagtcaaaaagttccacattggatagaaaagataaagttaaatataatataagaataaacACTCATAACACCATtgctttaaggttttgggttaaagTGATGTCAAatatcttatatgtgtaagactaatgtcatataaccatatggaaccacaatctctcaataacCATGACTATAACCAAAACATATGAAGAAATATAAAACCCAACAGTGAAAAGGGTCACTCATACACCTGAAGGAAAATATATAGTGGTGTcaaatgtaaggcccattaaaaatctgttttctttttctgccctaatgtCTAAGGGCTGGCCTTAATccgttgggcctaaaggctggcccatagggtgcagAGGCCCTAAAGCTGTTAGGGTTCCCCTTTCAGCCTCACTTGCAATCTGAACCTAACGCTGCCTCCTTTCCATtccagagctctgctagggttagccgCCAACCCCCAAGGGAACTCCGACCAAAACTCCACTTCATGTAAGTCTTTTCTAACTCGTACCTTAGTTCCCTTTAGCCCCTTATTCGTGGTTCCAACTAGGGTCAATCAGGGTGAACTCGTTTTAATCTAGTTACATTGTTTTCCAGCTCACTAATTCGCTCTAGACGTCGTTGCATTCGTTGTTTGTGCTTAGGGATCCAACTACTAGCTTGTTTTTCAAGTAAGAGAAGCTAGAACCCTTTTTGTCTGGTGAAATGATGGTAGTTTTGATTGTGTTCTGTGATTTTTCGTGCTTGTATGTGGCTGTGGTTGTATGGCATGATTCGTGTTGTTGTTGGGGATGAACTATGTTGATAGCAGCGAGGAATAGTGGCGAAGTCTGTTAAACTCACCTAAGCGAGcctgcctcgcctaggcgagattaacagggaCTCGCCTGTGTATTTCTCTACGAagggtcgcctaggcgacccaCTGCACTTTTGGGCGAGTGaacgtctcgcttaggcgaggagggtaccgcctaagcgagaacgcgtgCAGGGTTTTAATTCTGGaggtcgagctctcgcctaggcgaagggagctcgcctaagcgaaggtCCTTCTAGCCTGGGCGAGATccttctgcctgagcgagatgctgggcgagaagGGG encodes:
- the LOC114173974 gene encoding tRNA(adenine(34)) deaminase, chloroplastic, with product MYNAYVSPTVYAVRCRETFSLSFNGYSNFCHERFDGTPSYCLSSCGCCDCCSASTYRVPVKSCLVNGLRQSALLQLSATRRLILGGGDYYLSRLPAYGFLRDCQELNSSVNEKTVCDVSRRSIKGRCIRATSQKGRKFSHSFSSDDVEAVLSLLNDEADKDAAICSKCKDVFSSKRMEAEKARKSLRREEHLNSGEKVKSEKAEDLKQHQSSTIELRREYKKPDNEREAFAKSENHRKRRNVSSCSSYYSLSSGDFGSELEAQDEIGLEELSLEYEKGEANGVEEQVKEQVKEEFKGQRDDSKKLLGVSNKEKYAFGEDIDWNLRKKSEKKLTQGTLRNTESAREQQDMYLGGFKTHESGHKRSSISQNQVNSEEDKSSTIDYLDKKTNKSYLQTVNRRKHQSIDVQESDCTEVKTSLLSQKEFSGREGKLEISEIPLKETTDEREKIVGSTSTPGKEILKSKTAFSGREGSLAISETLLQETNDTYKKNVGSSSTSQKDFIDRSSLKYTGNLRIEDSERTSSTKMKVMERKNVSSSVQGVEEQQRQKGEKIITQANVEDTSILKSRTRLKSMEENLNISSDSRGTWLQKDKRTTQSFQHRKGSEFVSTLSEGYASDEKQVSSSQKAYEKVRFIPKSKPTSVVRTRESSSQTDERIANLSLSDETTSREESSLQGSLNLVSGYGKHVTLAAGEEGGSATMLIPSSSEVGGGSAHVELTAGIASPNVFLETSKSGSSSLYDNSGRSSALHPDTLGSADLSEKSSTQFVDEFAERIRHEVTTSKAQEIEVIGPRLTLEVGGNQIYGLRQQGTEKDVQSKEHDSSHSGRFSGTKGPSDEIWDVTEPSIEQGLVAEETEISKETGKTVVARSGRSLWGIISDIVRLRWGSRAGSSTSAGRSAERNSPNKSESDTWFSGQEHEETTKTNVIDETSVLPQAIIYDKLKPGRHSDNKLKDKGKHLEIGSSSPNTLESGSMSVGASYTSGEENASWTEDNKDLKATTSATQNVEPISVPARGPSIAGENVRIGGSDMSGGAELVGPVKDFVAPSQSELSGSERKDGELKQRKLQRNKQVLRDRFDDWEEAYQRELEQRKIDEMFMKEALLEAKKAADTWEVPVGAVLVQHGKIIARGCNLVEELRDSTAHAEMICIREASNLLRTWRLSDTTLYVTLEPCPMCAGAILQARIDTLVWGAPNKLLGADGSWIRLFPDGGENVSEARGVPPAPVHPFHPKMKIRRGVLATECADAMQQFFQLRRKTKKEETPKDPSRLPVSHHHPSKILNKIHDVFHMMFCL
- the LOC114173975 gene encoding lysine-rich arabinogalactan protein 19, which encodes MAVVFWTLALACLCFHLPSNAQAPATSPSSTTPPVATQPPTVVASPPTTTTTPPPTSPPPTTVPPVTPPPAPKVAPASPPQTPPQPPKPSPVSPPTSPPPLPPPPVATPPPLPPPKVAPTPAITPPAPAPVKATPAPAPAKPAPTPSPVPPPPTLAPTPVVEAPAPAPSSHKHRRHRHKHRRHQAPAPAPTIIRKSPPAPPDSTAESDTTPAPSPSLNLNASPPNQQLGRNMWATAGVAVAVFLAVTGYSC